One region of Dehalococcoidia bacterium genomic DNA includes:
- a CDS encoding helix-turn-helix transcriptional regulator: MATLKEFREGNALSQADLAALAKVAKSTIVSIENKHHKPNFKTRRKLAEALKVKPTEIDFW, from the coding sequence ATGGCAACGCTCAAGGAATTTCGCGAGGGGAATGCGTTGAGTCAGGCAGACTTGGCCGCACTGGCCAAGGTGGCGAAGTCAACCATTGTCAGTATCGAAAACAAACACCATAAACCGAACTTCAAGACGCGCCGCAAACTTGCCGAGGCCTTGAAAGTGAAGCCAACGGAAATTGACTTCTGGTGA